A window from Marinagarivorans cellulosilyticus encodes these proteins:
- the pseB gene encoding UDP-N-acetylglucosamine 4,6-dehydratase (inverting) gives MFENKTLLITGGTGSFGKKLTKTLLEHHKPKKIIIFSRDELKQFEMQQQFNSEVMRYFIGDVRDKERISQACEGVDYVIHAAALKQVPAAEYNPTECIKTNINGAENVIRAALTNRVKKVIALSTDKAACPVNLYGATKLASDKLFVAANNMAAGKSEFAVVRYGNVVGSRGSVVPFFQQWIAENKGDLPITDLEMTRFWITLQQGVDFVLTNFSRMHGGEIFVPKIPSVRITDLAEAVAPGVKTQVIGIRPGEKLHETMCPQDDSHLTVEFDDHYVITPTIKMYRPVNFERNKLDQTGQPVAKGFCYNSGNNTDFLTVNQIQALHESADL, from the coding sequence ATGTTTGAAAATAAAACACTTTTAATTACCGGCGGAACAGGATCATTTGGCAAAAAGTTGACCAAAACGCTGCTGGAGCACCATAAGCCCAAAAAAATCATTATTTTCTCGCGTGACGAATTAAAACAATTTGAAATGCAGCAGCAGTTTAATAGCGAAGTTATGCGCTATTTTATTGGCGATGTTCGGGATAAAGAGCGCATTTCGCAAGCGTGTGAGGGCGTAGATTATGTCATACACGCAGCGGCTTTAAAGCAAGTGCCGGCGGCAGAATATAACCCGACTGAATGTATTAAAACCAATATTAATGGTGCTGAAAATGTGATTCGCGCGGCACTTACAAATCGTGTGAAAAAAGTGATTGCGCTTTCTACCGATAAAGCGGCATGCCCGGTAAACCTTTACGGCGCGACTAAGCTCGCATCAGATAAGCTTTTTGTCGCGGCAAACAATATGGCCGCAGGTAAATCGGAATTTGCCGTGGTGCGTTACGGTAATGTTGTGGGCTCGCGTGGCTCTGTGGTGCCGTTTTTTCAGCAGTGGATCGCGGAAAACAAAGGTGATTTACCGATTACCGATTTAGAAATGACACGCTTTTGGATTACTTTGCAGCAAGGTGTCGATTTTGTGCTGACTAATTTTTCGCGTATGCATGGCGGTGAAATTTTTGTACCTAAAATACCTAGCGTAAGAATTACTGATTTAGCTGAAGCTGTAGCGCCAGGCGTTAAGACCCAAGTGATTGGTATTCGCCCTGGTGAAAAACTGCACGAAACCATGTGCCCGCAGGATGATTCCCATCTAACGGTAGAGTTCGATGATCACTATGTGATTACGCCAACGATTAAAATGTATCGTCCAGTAAATTTTGAACGCAATAAGCTTGATCAAACAGGTCAGCCTGTGGCTAAAGGTTTTTGCTATAACTCGGGTAATAACACCGACTTTTTAACCGTTAACCAAATACAAGCGTTACACGAGAGCGCGGATCTATGA